One window of Vibrio alfacsensis genomic DNA carries:
- a CDS encoding flavin reductase, protein MKQSHIDPKALRNALGTFTTGVTIITTRDGEGHAVGLTANSFNSVSLDPPLVLWSLAKTAMSVPAFTESTHWNVHVLAAEQQSLSNLFASKGEDKFAGLELDNGVSDAPLIKQCTARFQCRTAFTHDGGDHIIFIGEVIAFDQQDLPPLAFQSGQYAVTAKKPWQELKLSSASEALECSYSEDLLGYLLGRAHFQMLGKLQKTLSAESMTAAHFFVLSVLTIQDDISLEQINAHVDYAGQEITYEHMAELVSLDAVKQDSERYVLTEKGHKAALLHISEAKVIEEELIAELGEGDVKALKVILKRLIQHTDPGLPDLWANAS, encoded by the coding sequence ATGAAGCAATCGCATATCGATCCGAAAGCGCTACGAAACGCTTTGGGCACATTCACCACGGGTGTCACGATCATCACAACTCGTGATGGAGAGGGACATGCTGTCGGCCTTACCGCAAACAGTTTTAACTCTGTGTCACTAGACCCGCCTTTGGTGCTTTGGAGCCTTGCCAAAACGGCAATGAGTGTGCCGGCATTTACTGAATCAACTCACTGGAATGTGCACGTACTAGCGGCGGAACAACAGTCACTTTCAAACCTTTTTGCTTCCAAAGGTGAAGATAAATTTGCGGGGTTGGAACTCGATAATGGTGTTTCAGACGCTCCACTCATCAAGCAATGTACAGCAAGGTTTCAATGCCGTACTGCATTTACGCATGATGGTGGTGACCACATTATATTTATCGGTGAAGTGATCGCTTTTGACCAACAAGACTTGCCACCGCTAGCGTTTCAATCCGGTCAGTATGCAGTGACAGCAAAAAAGCCTTGGCAAGAGCTCAAGTTGTCGTCAGCAAGTGAAGCATTGGAATGCAGTTATAGTGAAGATTTGCTCGGATATCTGTTGGGACGAGCTCACTTTCAAATGCTAGGAAAATTACAAAAGACGCTCAGTGCTGAAAGCATGACAGCAGCACACTTTTTTGTGCTGTCGGTACTAACTATTCAAGATGATATTTCATTAGAGCAAATTAATGCGCATGTTGATTATGCCGGGCAGGAAATTACTTATGAGCACATGGCTGAGTTGGTTTCTCTTGATGCTGTTAAACAAGATTCAGAGCGATACGTTCTTACTGAAAAAGGCCACAAAGCAGCATTGCTTCATATCTCGGAAGCCAAAGTGATCGAAGAAGAACTGATTGCAGAATTGGGTGAGGGGGATGTAAAAGCGCTAAAAGTGATACTTAAACGTTTAATCCAACACACCGATCCAGGATTGCCAGATCTATGGGCGAACGCATCTTAA
- a CDS encoding SDR family oxidoreductase, whose protein sequence is MGSIAVTGSASGIGAQVCRMLESEGHSIIGIDQKTDGKFTRIAADLSSKVGRQSAIDETQRLCDGQLDGIICCAGVGVTAPSASLIVGVNFFGVTELVDGLAPLLVESENASVVVIGSVAATHQQKETADLAQAMFDFDEQQANRLAEASGSTHLAYAASKFAVTAWARKLSVSIASKGIRVNVVAPGAVETPLHQASKDDPRFGEAVKNFVAPIGRNGQPEEIANAVSFLVSDRASFISGSVLFVDGGMDAMMRAKQF, encoded by the coding sequence ATGGGCTCAATTGCAGTCACAGGTTCAGCATCAGGAATCGGTGCTCAAGTTTGTAGAATGTTGGAATCCGAGGGGCATAGCATCATCGGTATTGACCAAAAGACTGACGGCAAATTTACTCGTATCGCAGCAGACCTATCTTCTAAGGTAGGTCGTCAATCTGCGATAGATGAAACGCAACGTCTGTGTGATGGTCAACTTGACGGTATCATTTGTTGTGCTGGAGTGGGGGTGACAGCGCCATCGGCATCTCTTATTGTTGGTGTTAACTTCTTTGGTGTTACTGAACTGGTTGATGGTTTAGCGCCATTGTTGGTTGAATCTGAAAATGCATCTGTGGTTGTTATTGGTTCTGTTGCAGCCACACATCAACAAAAAGAAACAGCAGATCTTGCCCAAGCCATGTTTGATTTCGATGAACAGCAAGCAAACCGTCTTGCAGAGGCTTCAGGGTCAACACATTTAGCTTATGCTGCATCTAAGTTTGCGGTGACGGCGTGGGCTCGTAAGTTATCAGTTTCTATTGCAAGTAAGGGCATTCGCGTAAATGTTGTTGCTCCCGGCGCTGTGGAAACGCCGCTACATCAAGCATCAAAAGATGACCCTCGATTTGGTGAAGCAGTGAAAAACTTTGTTGCGCCAATTGGCCGTAACGGACAGCCAGAAGAAATTGCTAATGCAGTGTCCTTTTTGGTTTCTGATAGGGCGAGTTTTATTAGTGGCAGTGTCCTGTTCGTTGATGGTGGTATGGATGCGATGATGCGTGCAAAGCAATTCTGA
- a CDS encoding fumarylacetoacetate hydrolase family protein yields the protein MSDNHIAEFGEQLYQALRQRKTIKPLVENHERVLFSIDDAYQMSLYALAKREQDGEVVIGKKIGVTSKAVQEMLNVHQPDFGFLTDTMHYEDGAQVSLAQAKLIQPRAEGEIAFCLKQDLIGPGVTAEQVIEATEWVAPCFEIVDSRIENWRISIIDTIADNASCGVFVIGESRVDPNTIDLAQAQMKVHHNGKLAAQGQGSAVQGHPAQAVAWLANTLGEYGIPFKKGEIILSGALAPLIDAHPGDHFEMEIEGLGKASISFVA from the coding sequence ATGAGTGATAATCACATAGCAGAGTTTGGTGAACAGTTATATCAAGCATTGCGTCAACGAAAAACGATAAAACCACTTGTTGAAAACCATGAAAGAGTGTTGTTCAGCATTGATGATGCGTATCAAATGTCTTTGTATGCATTGGCGAAAAGAGAGCAAGACGGTGAGGTTGTAATCGGTAAAAAAATTGGGGTGACCAGTAAAGCCGTTCAGGAGATGTTAAATGTGCATCAACCTGATTTTGGATTTCTTACCGACACTATGCACTATGAAGATGGTGCACAAGTCAGTTTAGCGCAAGCAAAGTTAATTCAGCCACGGGCTGAGGGTGAGATTGCGTTTTGCCTAAAACAAGATTTGATTGGCCCAGGTGTTACTGCGGAACAAGTCATTGAAGCAACAGAATGGGTTGCGCCATGTTTTGAGATTGTCGATTCACGAATTGAAAATTGGCGAATCAGCATCATCGATACGATTGCTGATAATGCGTCGTGCGGCGTGTTTGTGATTGGTGAATCTCGAGTCGATCCAAACACGATTGACTTAGCTCAGGCGCAGATGAAAGTTCATCACAATGGCAAGTTGGCAGCTCAAGGGCAGGGTAGTGCTGTGCAAGGTCATCCAGCTCAAGCTGTTGCTTGGTTGGCGAACACACTAGGAGAGTATGGTATTCCTTTTAAAAAGGGCGAAATCATACTTTCCGGCGCATTAGCTCCTTTAATCGATGCCCATCCGGGAGACCATTTTGAGATGGAAATTGAAGGGCTAGGGAAAGCAAGTATCAGTTTTGTTGCGTGA
- a CDS encoding DUF1329 domain-containing protein — protein sequence MKYQKGFPALLASMLLIPSTSVLAKVSADEASKLGKELTCTGAIATGNEDGTIPAFSGKWLGKPDHVEYEPHIGQPLVDPYKDDQPLYVIDGSNFNQYADKLTPGQMAMFKQYPDSFKMPIYPGRRDFRYPDAVCLTMKKNAVESELIDDGFGFTGYKGAVPFPIPDLNQPMQVFANQNFPYRPYTYSTVRDVADVSSSGSIAWARTLNEGLNVTTHPDEVGKPIDGVMAYSFVSSILPTRKEGNATVTSEPVNFKRGKRLAWTYNPGTRRVRQLPEYGFDTPLTGTSGKLTLDSDRLMNGSPERYEWKAFERREMFIPANAYRVHQDDVSYDALLTKNHANPDFMRYELRRVWVLEGQLKDEYRHKYGRRVMFIDEDTWHAVAGDFYDTRGELVQYAYINYYYAFDAQSYEAGSSFYHDLKSGGYVGYNLFQERGAAPVLNKGNYTANNFTPAALRRLSH from the coding sequence ATGAAATACCAAAAAGGATTCCCCGCGCTATTAGCCAGTATGCTGCTGATTCCCTCAACATCCGTTTTGGCGAAAGTCTCAGCAGACGAAGCAAGTAAACTGGGTAAAGAGCTTACATGTACTGGGGCGATAGCAACTGGTAATGAAGATGGGACAATCCCTGCGTTTTCAGGCAAATGGCTAGGAAAGCCGGACCACGTCGAATATGAACCCCATATTGGCCAACCGCTCGTTGACCCTTATAAAGATGATCAACCTTTGTATGTCATTGATGGGAGCAATTTCAATCAATACGCCGACAAACTAACTCCAGGCCAAATGGCCATGTTTAAGCAATATCCGGATTCGTTCAAAATGCCCATTTATCCGGGGCGCCGTGATTTTCGTTACCCGGATGCGGTTTGCCTGACAATGAAAAAGAACGCCGTTGAGTCTGAACTGATTGACGATGGCTTCGGTTTTACGGGTTACAAAGGTGCCGTACCTTTCCCAATTCCAGATCTCAACCAACCTATGCAGGTATTTGCCAACCAAAACTTCCCATACCGACCTTATACATACAGTACTGTTCGTGATGTTGCGGATGTAAGTTCATCAGGGTCAATTGCATGGGCCCGCACGTTAAACGAAGGCCTCAATGTAACGACCCATCCAGACGAAGTTGGCAAACCAATTGATGGTGTGATGGCGTATAGCTTTGTTTCTTCTATTCTACCTACGCGTAAAGAGGGCAATGCAACCGTTACTTCAGAACCCGTTAACTTCAAACGCGGTAAACGTCTTGCTTGGACCTACAATCCCGGAACACGCCGAGTAAGACAATTACCAGAGTATGGTTTTGATACCCCTTTAACCGGTACATCAGGAAAACTCACCTTAGATTCAGATCGCCTGATGAATGGTTCGCCAGAGCGTTATGAATGGAAAGCGTTTGAACGTCGTGAAATGTTTATTCCAGCGAATGCTTATCGCGTCCATCAAGACGATGTGAGCTACGATGCTCTGTTAACCAAAAATCACGCTAACCCAGACTTTATGCGTTATGAATTACGTCGAGTATGGGTACTCGAGGGGCAACTAAAAGACGAATATCGTCACAAGTACGGTCGACGAGTCATGTTTATTGATGAAGATACTTGGCATGCCGTCGCTGGCGATTTTTACGACACTCGTGGTGAGCTTGTCCAATATGCATACATCAACTATTACTACGCCTTTGACGCTCAAAGCTATGAAGCGGGTTCAAGCTTTTATCATGACTTGAAAAGTGGTGGCTACGTTGGCTACAACCTTTTCCAAGAACGCGGTGCCGCACCGGTTCTCAATAAGGGTAATTACACAGCTAACAACTTCACACCGGCAGCGCTACGCCGTTTAAGCCACTAA
- a CDS encoding DUF1302 domain-containing protein, with translation MKKTNHYKKSALCLTFIASSLQAAETINLGDEVTLDWKGNVTYSAAMRLEDPDPILAAKSSGDRNFDKHDMTANGIYLLLEGHLRWKDFGFVASASTFYDHVYQDDKFSDDAQKYHGGYTRLLDFYGYTAFPFGEYGYADIRVGRHVVAWGEGLFFPSISLAQGPTDGIKALVPGTETKDILLPEDQVSMQLEVTPELSLLAHWQFNWQETLVPEPGTFFSTSEAVGEGATCLTQAPGEPCVVASRGANIEPGKTEQWGIGTRYRVTDVSEVGLFFLNYSDRIPMVNLDLSNMFIGQLPEYNVVYFDDIKLYGLTYSTNVGIASIAAEVSYKDGAPVLVGTALPTRGEILQTNLNTIVNFGRNALAESVTLTAEIAYVDIMDADKRNMTGIPDGIPNPETNELYYDDHGFAGAATLILSYPSFTEGWGLSVPIGYSGQFSGRTITGGVGGEGDHRARVGAELTHNQTGIQLALQYVGYFGDPDVDEPVKERTLSDRDNLSFTAKYSF, from the coding sequence GTGAAAAAGACTAACCATTATAAAAAGTCCGCTCTCTGTTTGACTTTCATTGCTTCAAGCTTGCAAGCTGCCGAAACCATCAATCTAGGTGATGAGGTAACGCTCGACTGGAAAGGGAATGTAACTTACTCCGCAGCAATGCGTTTGGAAGACCCTGACCCAATACTGGCTGCTAAATCATCGGGTGACCGTAACTTCGACAAACATGATATGACAGCAAATGGCATCTATTTATTGCTTGAGGGGCATCTACGTTGGAAAGACTTTGGTTTTGTTGCTTCAGCAAGTACTTTCTACGACCATGTTTATCAAGATGACAAGTTTTCTGATGACGCACAAAAATACCATGGAGGTTATACTCGACTGCTTGATTTCTATGGTTACACTGCGTTTCCTTTTGGTGAGTATGGCTATGCTGATATACGCGTAGGTCGTCACGTTGTCGCATGGGGCGAGGGACTCTTCTTTCCAAGTATATCTCTAGCCCAGGGCCCAACGGATGGGATTAAAGCGCTAGTACCCGGAACAGAAACCAAGGACATTCTGCTTCCAGAAGACCAAGTATCTATGCAGTTAGAGGTCACTCCGGAACTGTCGTTGCTTGCACACTGGCAATTCAACTGGCAAGAAACGTTGGTTCCTGAGCCTGGTACCTTTTTTAGTACTTCAGAAGCTGTGGGGGAGGGGGCGACTTGTTTAACTCAAGCACCCGGTGAGCCATGTGTGGTTGCTTCGCGTGGTGCCAATATAGAACCTGGAAAAACAGAACAGTGGGGTATAGGAACACGTTATCGCGTCACCGATGTTTCTGAAGTTGGCCTATTTTTCCTTAACTATTCTGACCGTATTCCTATGGTGAACCTTGATCTAAGCAATATGTTTATTGGTCAATTACCGGAATACAACGTCGTTTACTTTGACGATATCAAACTCTATGGTCTGACTTACTCAACAAACGTTGGTATAGCCTCTATCGCTGCAGAAGTTTCATATAAAGATGGCGCACCGGTGCTCGTTGGAACCGCGCTACCAACTCGCGGTGAAATCCTGCAAACCAACTTAAATACAATCGTCAACTTTGGTCGAAACGCGCTGGCCGAATCTGTCACGCTAACAGCTGAGATTGCTTATGTCGATATCATGGATGCAGACAAACGCAACATGACTGGTATTCCTGATGGTATACCCAACCCCGAAACCAATGAGCTCTATTATGATGATCATGGCTTTGCGGGGGCGGCCACCTTAATTCTATCCTATCCAAGCTTTACTGAGGGATGGGGGTTGTCCGTACCAATTGGATATAGTGGTCAGTTCAGTGGCCGCACCATCACTGGTGGCGTAGGTGGCGAAGGCGATCACCGTGCTCGAGTAGGAGCAGAATTGACCCATAACCAAACGGGCATTCAGCTGGCACTACAATATGTTGGATATTTTGGGGACCCAGATGTCGACGAACCCGTCAAAGAGCGTACGCTAAGCGATAGGGATAACCTTTCCTTTACTGCGAAGTACTCATTTTAA
- the dmpG gene encoding 4-hydroxy-2-oxovalerate aldolase yields the protein MDLDNRQVILHEMSLRDGMHAKRHQISLDEMMAVATNLDDAGIPLIEVTHGDGLGGSSLNYGFPAHTDEEYLSAVIPKMKQAKVSALLLPGIGTVDHLRMAHDLGVSTIRVATHCTEADVSQQHIGLARELEMDTVGFLMMAHMASPEALVEQAKLMESYGANCIYCTDSAGYMLPEDVTARIARLRDALKPDTQIGFHGHHNLGMSIPNSLAAMDAGAIRIDVSSAGLGAGAGNTPLEVMVAVLNRMSIHHGVDLYKVMDVAEDIVTPFMEQPIRIDRDALTLGYAGVYSSFLLFAKRAEAKFGVPARDILMELGRQGTVGGQEDMIDDTAMTMARQSV from the coding sequence ATGGATTTAGACAATAGACAAGTGATCTTGCATGAAATGTCACTTCGTGATGGCATGCATGCGAAACGCCATCAGATCAGCCTTGATGAAATGATGGCTGTGGCGACGAATCTAGACGATGCCGGAATCCCTTTGATTGAGGTGACACACGGTGATGGCTTAGGTGGTTCTTCCTTGAATTATGGTTTCCCGGCACATACGGACGAAGAGTACTTGAGTGCAGTGATTCCAAAGATGAAACAAGCTAAAGTATCCGCGCTGTTACTGCCGGGTATTGGGACGGTAGATCACTTACGTATGGCCCATGACTTAGGGGTTAGCACCATTCGCGTTGCGACACACTGCACTGAAGCTGATGTTTCTCAGCAACATATTGGGCTTGCTCGTGAGTTAGAGATGGACACCGTCGGCTTTTTGATGATGGCGCATATGGCCTCTCCAGAGGCATTAGTTGAACAAGCAAAGCTTATGGAGTCATATGGTGCAAACTGCATCTATTGTACTGATTCTGCAGGATACATGCTGCCGGAGGACGTGACTGCGCGTATCGCTCGCCTTAGAGATGCGCTTAAGCCTGATACCCAAATCGGTTTTCATGGTCATCATAATTTGGGAATGAGTATTCCCAATTCGCTGGCTGCCATGGACGCTGGGGCAATACGTATTGATGTGTCTTCCGCAGGCCTCGGTGCAGGGGCAGGCAATACACCACTGGAGGTGATGGTGGCGGTACTTAATCGAATGAGTATCCATCATGGTGTTGATCTATACAAAGTAATGGACGTGGCTGAAGATATTGTGACGCCATTTATGGAGCAGCCAATTCGAATTGATCGAGATGCGTTGACGCTTGGCTATGCGGGTGTTTACTCCTCATTTTTGTTGTTTGCCAAACGAGCAGAAGCTAAGTTTGGGGTTCCAGCACGCGACATTTTGATGGAATTAGGACGTCAAGGTACCGTTGGTGGCCAAGAAGATATGATTGATGACACCGCAATGACGATGGCAAGACAATCAGTGTGA
- a CDS encoding acetaldehyde dehydrogenase (acetylating), which yields MNKIKCALIGSGNIGTDLLYKLQRSEVLEPVWMVGIDSQSEGLARAREAGLKTTAMGVDGLLPHVEEDEIKIAFDATSAYVHEENSRKLNALGVVMVDLTPAAIGPYCVPPVNLKKLPNSIMNVNMVTCGGQATIPMVAAVSRVQDVEYGEIVATVSSRSVGPGTRQNVDEFTRTTAQAVEEVGGAKSGKAIIIINPAEPPLIMRDTIHCLTKDTPDQAAITESVNAMIQDVQRYVPGYTLKNGPIFDGNKVSIFLEVEGLGDYLPKYAGNLDIMTASAAKTAEMLAVDMLSEIESSVAV from the coding sequence ATGAATAAAATCAAATGTGCTCTGATCGGTTCCGGTAACATTGGTACAGATTTATTGTACAAACTGCAACGAAGTGAGGTGCTCGAACCCGTTTGGATGGTCGGTATTGACTCACAATCCGAGGGGTTAGCCAGAGCAAGAGAAGCTGGATTGAAAACCACAGCAATGGGAGTGGATGGTCTGCTTCCCCATGTCGAAGAAGACGAGATAAAGATAGCCTTTGATGCGACCTCTGCTTATGTACATGAAGAAAACTCTCGTAAGCTGAATGCACTGGGTGTGGTGATGGTTGACCTGACACCTGCTGCGATAGGTCCTTATTGTGTTCCCCCTGTGAATTTAAAAAAACTGCCGAATTCAATAATGAATGTCAATATGGTTACGTGTGGAGGGCAAGCGACCATACCGATGGTTGCGGCGGTGTCACGAGTGCAAGATGTTGAATACGGGGAGATTGTTGCTACCGTTTCTTCTCGTTCGGTTGGGCCAGGCACTCGACAAAATGTTGATGAGTTCACTCGAACGACTGCACAAGCCGTGGAAGAGGTTGGGGGAGCAAAATCAGGTAAAGCGATCATTATCATTAATCCAGCAGAACCACCACTAATTATGCGTGACACGATCCATTGCTTGACGAAAGACACGCCTGATCAAGCTGCAATTACCGAGTCAGTGAATGCGATGATTCAAGATGTTCAGCGTTATGTACCCGGATATACGCTCAAAAACGGCCCTATTTTTGATGGTAATAAAGTGTCTATTTTTCTTGAAGTGGAAGGGCTAGGGGACTACCTACCTAAGTATGCGGGCAATCTAGATATCATGACGGCTTCAGCGGCAAAGACAGCTGAAATGCTTGCTGTTGATATGTTGTCAGAAATTGAATCATCCGTTGCAGTGTAA